A genomic segment from Roseibium algicola encodes:
- the mdlC gene encoding benzoylformate decarboxylase yields MPTVKDVTFDLLRKLGLTTIVGNPGSTEETFLKNFPDDFRYVLSLQEASVVGIADGLAQGLRKPVIVNVHTGAGLGNAMGCILTAYQNKTPLILTAGQQTRDMLLLEPLLTNINATLLPQPWVKWSYEPARAQDVPAAFMRAYAAAIQQPSGPVFLSLPLDDWDKEMEGPAEVRSVSLRSAADPARIQDFAERINASKTPVLVYGSDIARSEAWDEGIAFAETLSAPVLTAPFAERTPFPESHRLHAGTLPSAIGPICKRLEGHDLVIAVGAPVFRYYPYVAGDYLPAGTKLLQITDDPDMAAKAPVGDSLVSDSRLFLQAILPQLDRREEKPNPYKKDPAPVPDYSALPLTPDAVYSLIREAAPSDFVLVEESPSNVIELERQIPIDKPDTFYTFASGGLGWDMPAAVGLAIAEETSGRNRPVIAVIGDGSFQYSVQSIYTGVQEEAHVVFVAMRNSQYAILKEFAILEETPNVPGLDLPGLDIEALGRGYGAKTAKAKTADEFKAALSGALAYRGTTVIEVEISPKLRSLLG; encoded by the coding sequence ATGCCGACTGTAAAAGACGTTACCTTCGATCTGCTTCGCAAGCTCGGTTTGACAACTATCGTCGGCAATCCCGGGTCCACTGAAGAAACCTTTCTGAAGAATTTCCCGGATGACTTCCGTTACGTGCTTTCATTGCAGGAAGCCAGCGTCGTCGGCATCGCTGACGGCCTGGCGCAGGGACTGCGCAAACCTGTCATTGTGAATGTCCATACAGGAGCAGGCCTCGGTAACGCGATGGGCTGCATCCTGACCGCCTACCAGAACAAGACACCGCTCATTCTGACCGCCGGACAGCAGACCCGAGACATGCTGCTGCTCGAGCCGCTTCTTACCAACATCAATGCGACGCTTTTGCCCCAGCCATGGGTGAAGTGGAGTTATGAACCGGCAAGGGCCCAGGACGTGCCGGCCGCTTTTATGCGGGCCTACGCGGCAGCGATCCAGCAGCCGAGCGGGCCGGTGTTCCTGTCTCTCCCGCTGGACGACTGGGACAAGGAAATGGAGGGACCCGCAGAAGTTCGGTCCGTGTCTCTGCGTTCGGCCGCCGACCCTGCCAGAATCCAAGATTTCGCTGAGCGTATCAACGCATCAAAAACTCCGGTTCTGGTCTACGGCTCGGACATTGCCCGGTCAGAAGCCTGGGACGAAGGGATAGCGTTCGCAGAAACGCTGTCTGCCCCGGTTCTGACGGCGCCTTTCGCGGAGCGCACGCCATTTCCGGAAAGTCATCGGCTCCACGCCGGCACGTTGCCTTCGGCCATCGGCCCCATCTGCAAGCGGCTCGAGGGGCACGATCTGGTCATCGCCGTCGGAGCACCGGTCTTCCGCTACTATCCATATGTCGCGGGAGACTACCTTCCGGCAGGCACAAAGCTGCTGCAAATTACAGACGATCCGGACATGGCGGCCAAGGCCCCGGTTGGCGACAGCCTGGTCTCGGACAGCAGGCTTTTTCTTCAGGCAATCCTGCCTCAGCTGGATCGACGTGAGGAAAAGCCTAATCCCTACAAAAAGGATCCGGCGCCGGTACCCGACTACTCGGCCCTGCCATTGACGCCGGATGCAGTCTACAGCTTGATCCGGGAGGCTGCGCCGTCAGATTTCGTGCTGGTTGAGGAATCGCCATCCAACGTCATCGAGCTGGAGCGGCAAATTCCGATCGACAAGCCGGATACGTTCTACACCTTTGCTTCCGGAGGTCTCGGCTGGGACATGCCGGCCGCTGTCGGTCTTGCGATTGCCGAGGAAACGAGCGGACGCAACAGGCCGGTAATCGCCGTGATCGGTGACGGCTCGTTCCAGTATTCGGTGCAGAGCATCTACACCGGCGTGCAGGAGGAAGCGCATGTGGTTTTCGTTGCCATGCGCAACAGTCAATATGCGATCCTGAAGGAGTTTGCGATCCTGGAGGAAACGCCGAACGTTCCGGGTTTGGATCTGCCCGGTCTTGATATCGAGGCACTTGGGCGTGGATACGGCGCAAAGACTGCGAAGGCGAAAACCGCCGACGAATTCAAGGCCGCTCTTTCCGGAGCCCTGGCCTACAGGGGAACGACGGTGATCGAGGTGGAAATATCACCGAAGCTCAGATCGTTGCTTGGATAA
- a CDS encoding TetR/AcrR family transcriptional regulator, with translation MRNAEVHISGSEKRTAGPGRPRSFDEAAALEAAMHVFWQKGFEATSLDDLTKAMGLSRSSFYATFGCKQTLFLRALEHYSKNGIRGLKEVAETAEDDAVDAMMQALSDPKGGARGCLLVNCITELAPHDDKVAEIGRRHLENIEDLFARAIDPDNPDAVRDRASAYSSLAIGTLALRKAGVPAERIARTLKQARTVLMP, from the coding sequence ATGAGAAACGCAGAGGTCCATATTTCCGGCTCGGAAAAACGCACGGCAGGTCCGGGCAGGCCGCGCAGCTTCGATGAAGCGGCGGCGCTTGAGGCGGCCATGCATGTTTTCTGGCAGAAGGGCTTCGAAGCGACGTCTCTGGACGATCTTACCAAGGCAATGGGGCTTAGCCGTTCCAGTTTCTACGCCACTTTCGGCTGCAAGCAGACGCTGTTTCTGCGAGCGCTGGAGCATTATTCGAAAAACGGAATCCGTGGCCTGAAGGAAGTTGCCGAAACCGCTGAAGATGACGCGGTGGACGCGATGATGCAGGCTTTGTCCGATCCGAAAGGGGGGGCAAGGGGCTGCCTTCTGGTCAATTGCATCACCGAACTTGCGCCCCATGACGACAAGGTTGCCGAGATTGGCCGTCGTCACCTGGAAAACATCGAAGACCTCTTTGCCAGGGCGATCGACCCGGACAACCCGGACGCTGTCCGGGATAGGGCGAGCGCCTATTCATCGCTTGCCATTGGAACCCTGGCGCTGCGCAAGGCTGGAGTTCCGGCAGAGCGGATTGCCAGAACCCTGAAGCAGGCACGGACCGTCCTGATGCCATAA
- a CDS encoding methyl-accepting chemotaxis protein: protein MRFGISRKLALVFGALVLVSLSMGFFSYSLMKSVASEGEHLGAELAPLGDAAMEIKLTATHAHLLFEEIMSGDDGESIDEVWNLLDETRFYANAILNGASNEEGTFYPSRSPEVREKIKEVLAAVDEFVASAQGRYASLAGDQGVGSSADEKFDAIYDDLEQKIAAISAPLTNDAKAQALAGEARFSLAHGHLLVAEILGGDAGEEFAEALGSFENARKALEAHPDLQKSKDVLAQIGELIDLANVRHQAMLSTEKAGSGADVAFDETFERFIALADDAETLIHQEMDNGLSSLRSAAETSNALQVGGTLVLTLFAATAWFYFSRTIGHRARQLSENANLLASGQLEIERPTWRAADELGQLRDTLDVFQGSLVEQRQLAEEVDRQREVQAADRKKLMHRLAEDFRASTEAVLAALDNATEGLQVAVDMSTKAAEDSGSIVQSTTHAADNASGKVDTVAAAAEELTASIADISRQVEATASVVASATGQASLTNEKISNLADAADKIGEVVVLIQAIAEQTNLLALNATIEAARAGEAGKGFAVVAAEVKELATQTSKATEEIGGQIAAIQSETREAVLAIEQISTTMTEVDTHTTTISAAVSQQGSATTEIAANAQETSSDTSVVSRNMMQMQEAIQALVQSSDQLRGSSSSVQDQSTNLRKSLDDFLARLDAA, encoded by the coding sequence ATGAGATTCGGAATTTCCCGCAAGCTGGCGCTGGTATTTGGTGCCCTGGTTCTGGTTTCCCTGTCCATGGGGTTCTTCTCCTACAGTCTCATGAAAAGTGTCGCGAGCGAAGGGGAACACCTGGGAGCAGAATTGGCGCCGCTTGGGGATGCCGCGATGGAGATCAAGCTCACCGCGACGCATGCGCATTTGCTCTTTGAGGAAATCATGTCCGGTGACGACGGCGAGAGCATCGACGAAGTCTGGAATCTCCTCGACGAAACACGGTTTTACGCGAACGCCATATTAAACGGCGCGAGCAACGAAGAAGGAACCTTCTACCCTTCCCGCTCCCCGGAAGTCCGCGAAAAGATCAAGGAAGTTCTGGCAGCAGTCGACGAGTTTGTTGCCTCCGCCCAAGGCCGGTACGCTTCCCTCGCAGGCGATCAGGGTGTCGGCAGTTCGGCTGACGAGAAGTTCGATGCGATCTACGACGATCTGGAACAGAAGATCGCTGCAATCTCCGCACCGCTGACAAATGATGCGAAGGCGCAAGCCCTGGCAGGTGAAGCAAGGTTCAGTCTTGCGCATGGACATTTGCTGGTCGCGGAAATCCTGGGCGGTGATGCCGGTGAGGAATTCGCAGAAGCTCTGGGCAGTTTCGAAAACGCCCGGAAAGCGCTTGAAGCCCATCCGGACCTTCAGAAGAGCAAGGACGTTCTCGCCCAGATCGGCGAACTGATCGACCTTGCGAACGTTCGACACCAGGCCATGCTTTCAACCGAGAAAGCCGGCTCGGGAGCCGATGTTGCCTTTGACGAAACCTTCGAACGTTTCATCGCCCTGGCGGATGACGCCGAAACGCTCATTCACCAGGAAATGGATAATGGGTTGTCATCCCTGCGCTCGGCCGCAGAAACGTCCAATGCACTTCAGGTCGGCGGCACGCTGGTGCTTACGCTATTTGCGGCAACAGCCTGGTTCTATTTCAGCCGCACTATCGGTCACCGCGCACGGCAGCTTTCCGAAAATGCCAACCTGCTGGCATCAGGCCAGCTTGAAATCGAGCGACCGACCTGGCGGGCAGCAGATGAGCTGGGCCAGCTCCGCGACACGCTGGACGTCTTCCAGGGCTCTCTGGTTGAACAACGCCAGTTGGCAGAAGAAGTCGACCGGCAGCGCGAGGTCCAGGCAGCAGACCGCAAGAAGCTGATGCACAGGCTTGCAGAAGATTTCCGTGCCAGCACCGAAGCGGTCCTCGCGGCTCTCGACAATGCCACAGAGGGTCTGCAGGTTGCCGTTGATATGTCCACCAAGGCCGCCGAGGACTCCGGCTCAATCGTGCAATCGACCACTCACGCCGCGGACAATGCATCCGGCAAGGTCGATACGGTTGCCGCCGCCGCAGAAGAGCTTACCGCCTCCATTGCGGACATCAGCAGACAGGTGGAAGCGACCGCGTCCGTGGTTGCCTCGGCCACCGGCCAGGCCAGCTTGACCAACGAGAAGATTTCAAACCTGGCCGACGCAGCCGACAAGATTGGTGAAGTTGTCGTTCTTATCCAAGCTATCGCCGAGCAGACGAACCTGCTTGCACTGAACGCAACCATCGAAGCGGCGCGGGCCGGTGAAGCAGGCAAGGGATTTGCGGTGGTCGCGGCGGAAGTGAAAGAGCTGGCGACCCAAACCTCAAAGGCGACCGAGGAAATCGGCGGGCAGATTGCAGCCATTCAATCGGAAACCAGGGAGGCTGTGCTCGCAATCGAACAAATTTCAACGACCATGACAGAAGTCGACACTCATACGACAACGATTTCCGCCGCGGTGTCACAGCAGGGCTCGGCAACAACCGAGATTGCCGCAAACGCGCAGGAAACGTCTTCGGATACCAGCGTCGTTTCCCGCAACATGATGCAGATGCAGGAAGCCATTCAGGCGCTTGTTCAATCCTCCGACCAGCTCCGAGGGTCTTCTTCCTCCGTTCAGGATCAATCGACCAATCTCAGGAAATCTCTGGACGACTTCCTCGCCCGCCTGGATGCAGCCTGA
- a CDS encoding metal-dependent hydrolase encodes MKLTWYGHSAFKIEIEGASILFDPFFTGNPSFPESLSVDQASDGVTHVILTHGHNDHIGDAVDILKKNGAQLTSNFEICMWANRQGIENISPMNSGGKVNVGPFSVALTRADHSSSFQAGGEAVYLGNPHGVIIEAPGEKTLYHLGDTDIFSDMALIDEIYQPKIGLVPIGDRFTMGGKSAALACTRFFNFDTIIPCHYGSFPIIDQTADTFLEAMGGDRDKVVKPNPGEPIDV; translated from the coding sequence ATGAAACTGACCTGGTATGGCCATTCCGCCTTCAAGATCGAGATTGAAGGAGCATCCATCCTGTTCGATCCGTTCTTTACCGGAAATCCGTCTTTTCCCGAGAGCCTGTCAGTCGATCAGGCATCAGATGGCGTAACGCATGTCATCCTGACCCATGGTCACAACGATCATATCGGTGATGCCGTCGACATCCTGAAAAAAAACGGCGCGCAGCTGACGTCCAATTTCGAAATCTGCATGTGGGCCAACCGGCAGGGGATCGAGAATATCAGTCCCATGAATTCCGGCGGCAAGGTGAACGTTGGACCGTTCAGCGTCGCGCTGACGCGCGCTGATCACTCGTCGTCCTTCCAGGCAGGCGGTGAGGCCGTCTATCTGGGCAATCCACATGGTGTCATCATCGAAGCCCCTGGGGAAAAGACGCTCTATCATCTGGGGGATACCGACATCTTTTCCGACATGGCCCTGATCGACGAGATCTACCAGCCGAAGATCGGGCTTGTTCCCATCGGTGACCGCTTCACGATGGGCGGCAAGTCGGCAGCGCTCGCCTGCACCCGTTTCTTCAACTTCGATACGATCATTCCCTGCCATTACGGCTCGTTCCCGATCATCGACCAGACGGCGGATACGTTCCTTGAGGCAATGGGCGGCGATCGCGACAAGGTGGTAAAGCCAAATCCCGGCGAACCGATTGACGTCTGA
- a CDS encoding cupin domain-containing protein, translated as MKLSSFAFIAVLSGALCATPVLSADKSITPDGKPAPSKPHAKPGSKAAQDEEAAAKTPYATVRDVFSGDTTVAGEKVAFPQSNPSIKAIEITMEPGEETQWHQHHAPLFAYILEGEITVTYEELGKKVYRTGDGLLEAMDITHRGQNTGEGPAKILAVFLLGDDGVATVAEDKPGANKNKVE; from the coding sequence ATGAAGCTGTCCAGCTTTGCTTTCATTGCGGTACTGAGCGGCGCCCTTTGTGCGACGCCAGTCTTGTCGGCAGACAAGTCGATCACGCCTGACGGCAAGCCCGCGCCTTCCAAGCCGCATGCCAAGCCAGGGTCCAAAGCCGCGCAGGACGAAGAAGCTGCCGCCAAAACACCTTATGCGACGGTGCGGGACGTGTTTTCCGGAGATACGACAGTTGCCGGTGAAAAGGTCGCTTTTCCGCAATCGAACCCTTCCATAAAGGCCATCGAGATCACCATGGAGCCGGGCGAGGAAACACAATGGCACCAGCATCACGCGCCGCTCTTTGCCTACATTCTGGAAGGCGAGATTACCGTTACTTACGAGGAGCTTGGCAAGAAGGTCTACCGCACCGGTGACGGTCTTCTGGAAGCGATGGATATCACCCACAGAGGGCAGAACACCGGCGAAGGGCCGGCCAAGATCCTGGCTGTTTTCCTGCTCGGTGATGACGGTGTGGCAACGGTTGCCGAAGACAAGCCGGGTGCAAACAAGAACAAGGTCGAATAA
- a CDS encoding lytic murein transglycosylase, with protein sequence MTLRFSPKIAATALAGFWLATAPAQAQQCGGDFRQFLAGVKQEAIAKGLSANAADQTLAGAQVDRKVLSRDRAQGVFKMTFLDFSKRVISGYRMKNGAANMKKYASVFQRTESEYGVPAPVITAFWALETDFGAVQGDFNTVNALATLAHDCRRPELFRPQLIAAIEMVQHGDLDPRSTTGAWAGEIGMVQMLPEDIIKFGRDGDGDGHVKLKESAADAILTAGAFIQHLGWRRGEPWLQEVKVPQNLNWAESGLDKTKTGAQWAALGVQPRWGQISGNLPASLLLPQGRKGPAFLAYPNYNIYLEWNQSFVYTTTAAYFATRLAGAPVYTEGNPDLGLDDAQMKQLQSKLSSMGYDVGKIDGILGSGTRNAVQQVQQKLGMPADAWPTPELLNRL encoded by the coding sequence ATGACACTCCGCTTCTCCCCGAAAATCGCTGCCACCGCCCTCGCCGGTTTCTGGCTCGCCACCGCGCCTGCTCAGGCGCAGCAGTGTGGCGGCGACTTCCGGCAGTTCCTTGCAGGCGTGAAACAGGAAGCGATTGCCAAGGGCCTTTCCGCGAATGCGGCAGACCAGACCCTGGCGGGCGCGCAGGTCGACCGCAAGGTGCTGTCGCGTGATCGGGCGCAGGGTGTCTTCAAGATGACCTTCCTGGACTTTTCCAAGCGGGTCATTTCCGGCTACCGGATGAAAAACGGCGCCGCGAACATGAAGAAATACGCGAGCGTGTTCCAGCGCACCGAATCCGAATACGGCGTTCCGGCACCTGTCATTACCGCTTTCTGGGCGCTTGAAACGGATTTTGGCGCGGTTCAGGGCGATTTCAACACCGTCAACGCGCTGGCCACGCTTGCTCATGATTGCCGCCGCCCGGAACTGTTCCGGCCGCAACTGATCGCTGCCATCGAGATGGTCCAGCACGGTGATCTTGACCCGCGCAGCACCACCGGCGCCTGGGCAGGTGAGATCGGTATGGTTCAGATGCTGCCGGAAGACATCATCAAGTTCGGCCGCGACGGCGATGGTGACGGGCACGTGAAGCTGAAGGAAAGCGCCGCCGATGCCATTCTGACCGCCGGCGCCTTCATCCAGCATCTGGGCTGGCGCCGCGGAGAGCCCTGGCTGCAGGAGGTTAAGGTACCGCAGAACCTCAACTGGGCCGAAAGCGGGCTCGACAAGACCAAGACCGGTGCCCAGTGGGCGGCTCTAGGCGTGCAGCCGCGCTGGGGTCAGATTTCCGGCAACCTGCCCGCTTCGCTGCTTCTGCCCCAGGGCCGCAAGGGGCCGGCCTTCCTCGCCTATCCGAATTACAACATCTATCTGGAATGGAACCAGTCGTTCGTCTACACGACCACTGCCGCCTATTTCGCGACAAGGCTCGCCGGCGCACCGGTCTACACGGAAGGCAACCCGGACCTTGGCCTGGACGACGCCCAGATGAAGCAGCTCCAGTCGAAGCTATCCAGCATGGGTTATGACGTCGGCAAGATCGACGGCATCCTCGGTTCCGGCACCCGAAATGCCGTGCAACAGGTGCAGCAGAAGCTTGGCATGCCGGCCGATGCCTGGCCGACACCTGAACTGCTGAACCGTCTCTGA
- a CDS encoding SH3 domain-containing protein, with amino-acid sequence MYSVTAPANTCDFPEGHDPDNAPQKNELKLVVPNDPSKDDEVPLSETEVHTVAADTGSDASTLAAKILQMHATADELKPTGSRRPTLTGATDESGFDMPGVLRTPVRGSRNIGLQPEQVPAPAAAYKAAANFRHGPSFRTLLISTLVIVGVGTGAIYLSLSDLLAGKDADSRTVQTQQINTEPTIESLIAGADPEYQGRTDLTATPTASAEQVKSAKDRIREVFASRSIASTAPEDHSNPLGHDTNKVADDKIQSRLAPAQPAPVRTNSQSARGTTNTLVASAAAAVQETDENPVSDASPLGADIPAVTAPDTDTASASTPETSAAASDFPLSAKIKSSVNLREAQNKDATVLAVIPAGAEVRFNTCGNWWCGVQYDGKTGYVGESFLEPQQQP; translated from the coding sequence ATGTATTCCGTCACCGCGCCAGCCAACACTTGCGACTTCCCCGAAGGCCACGATCCGGACAATGCACCTCAAAAGAACGAGCTGAAGCTCGTCGTTCCCAACGATCCGTCCAAGGACGATGAAGTCCCTCTTAGCGAAACCGAAGTTCACACAGTGGCGGCAGACACAGGTTCTGACGCCAGCACACTTGCCGCCAAGATCCTGCAGATGCATGCAACCGCCGACGAACTGAAGCCGACAGGCTCCCGCCGCCCAACGCTGACAGGTGCAACGGACGAATCCGGCTTTGATATGCCAGGCGTGTTGCGCACTCCGGTACGAGGATCCCGGAATATCGGTCTTCAGCCTGAACAAGTCCCTGCACCTGCAGCCGCTTACAAAGCGGCAGCCAATTTCCGGCATGGTCCGAGTTTCAGAACCCTGCTGATCAGTACACTTGTGATTGTCGGCGTCGGCACAGGAGCAATCTATTTGAGCCTGAGCGACCTGCTGGCCGGCAAAGACGCAGACAGCCGCACGGTCCAGACCCAGCAGATCAATACCGAACCGACGATCGAGAGCCTGATTGCCGGCGCAGATCCCGAATACCAGGGCAGGACGGATCTGACCGCAACACCGACCGCAAGCGCAGAGCAGGTAAAGTCGGCCAAGGACCGTATCCGCGAGGTATTCGCCTCAAGGTCGATCGCGTCCACTGCACCTGAAGACCATTCCAACCCGCTGGGGCATGACACCAACAAGGTTGCCGACGACAAGATCCAGTCGCGACTTGCTCCAGCTCAGCCTGCCCCCGTCAGAACAAATAGCCAATCGGCACGTGGCACCACCAATACGCTCGTTGCCAGCGCTGCTGCAGCAGTGCAGGAGACCGACGAAAATCCGGTATCGGATGCATCGCCGCTGGGAGCTGACATTCCGGCCGTCACGGCACCTGACACCGACACTGCATCCGCCTCTACTCCGGAAACCAGCGCCGCTGCGTCGGACTTTCCTCTTTCGGCAAAAATCAAGTCATCGGTGAACCTGCGTGAAGCGCAGAACAAGGATGCGACGGTTCTGGCCGTCATCCCGGCTGGAGCCGAGGTTCGCTTCAACACGTGTGGCAACTGGTGGTGCGGCGTTCAGTATGACGGCAAGACCGGCTACGTAGGTGAAAGTTTCCTGGAACCCCAGCAGCAGCCATGA
- a CDS encoding ABC transporter substrate-binding protein has translation MTRWISHLISRTVGLAAGVAAGMALTCHSAAAQDVQELKIGLLATLSGPAAVYGEHMRDGFMLAVEQSNGALGGLPTNVIVVDDKLDPDNALEQATKLIEENGVDLIVGVNFSKVMLAVHDPIVRSKTLFIGTHSGPAPIAGRNCSRYFFSTASQDDQVHETMGRYASLKGYQDVVTIAPDYEAARDAVAAFRRHFKGQIARELFPKLGQTDFSDEFKQIEEIEPDAIFTFMPGGMGVELVKQFHTSGLKGIVPFLSSDTVNAVTLPYTAEMAEGLYSASHWAPNLDNPANKRFVREFSKAYKYEPSVYAAQGYDAAKLIHFALELTGGIKDQEALISAISAAPFESVRGDFRFNSNQFPIQDFYIVEGVRRTSKLYEMEAVARVFDDVGDAYAGSCRM, from the coding sequence ATGACGCGCTGGATCTCTCACCTCATCTCTCGAACGGTCGGATTGGCGGCGGGCGTTGCTGCTGGAATGGCGCTCACGTGCCACTCGGCGGCCGCGCAGGATGTGCAGGAATTGAAGATCGGCCTGTTGGCGACACTGTCCGGCCCGGCGGCCGTCTATGGTGAACACATGCGTGACGGTTTCATGCTGGCCGTCGAGCAATCCAATGGCGCGCTTGGTGGCTTGCCCACCAATGTAATCGTGGTCGATGACAAGCTGGATCCGGACAATGCGCTGGAGCAGGCAACGAAACTGATCGAGGAAAATGGCGTCGATCTCATCGTCGGCGTCAATTTCTCCAAGGTGATGCTTGCCGTGCACGATCCTATCGTGCGGTCGAAGACCTTGTTTATCGGAACGCATTCCGGGCCTGCGCCGATCGCCGGGCGCAATTGCAGCCGTTATTTCTTCTCAACTGCGTCACAGGACGATCAGGTCCACGAGACGATGGGGCGTTACGCCAGCCTCAAAGGGTACCAGGACGTCGTCACGATCGCTCCGGACTATGAAGCTGCCCGGGATGCCGTTGCCGCGTTCCGCCGCCATTTCAAGGGACAGATCGCCCGCGAATTGTTCCCGAAACTGGGTCAGACCGATTTCTCGGATGAATTCAAGCAGATCGAGGAAATAGAACCGGATGCGATTTTCACCTTCATGCCTGGTGGCATGGGGGTGGAACTGGTGAAACAGTTCCACACTTCCGGGCTGAAGGGTATTGTACCGTTCCTCTCGTCCGACACGGTCAATGCCGTCACGCTACCCTATACGGCGGAGATGGCTGAGGGACTTTACAGCGCATCTCATTGGGCGCCCAACCTTGATAATCCGGCCAACAAGAGGTTCGTGCGGGAGTTCAGCAAGGCCTACAAGTACGAGCCCTCGGTCTACGCTGCGCAAGGCTATGATGCTGCCAAGCTGATCCATTTTGCCCTGGAACTGACCGGGGGCATCAAGGACCAGGAAGCGTTGATTTCGGCTATCAGTGCGGCTCCCTTTGAAAGCGTTCGAGGCGACTTCCGCTTCAATTCCAACCAGTTTCCCATTCAGGATTTCTATATTGTGGAAGGGGTCCGGCGCACCAGCAAACTCTATGAGATGGAAGCCGTTGCCCGGGTCTTCGACGATGTCGGCGATGCCTATGCCGGTTCGTGCCGTATGTAA
- a CDS encoding arylsulfatase, with product MSHFRMLPRLSAVVLGLAAAFAATSQTSLAQEAQKPNILAIWGDDIGTWNISHNNRGMMGYRTPNIDRIAQEGVAFTDYYAQQSCTAGRAAFIGGNVPVRTGMTKVGLPGAEQGWQETDVTMATVLKAQGYKTGQFGKNHQGDLDEHLPTNHGFDEFFGNLYHLNAEEEPENRDYPGDMVLANGKTFREQFGPRGVLHTWANADGTQKIEDTGPLTKKRMETVDEESLAEAKRFIREAVEEGVPFFVWWNGTRMHFRTHVKEEHTGIAGPSGDTYHDGMVEHDMHVGELLDLLDELGIADNTVVMYSTDNGPHFNTWPDAGTTPFRSEKNSNWEGAYRVPAFIRWPGVFQENVTLNGIVAHEDWLPTFAAIAGATDIKEQLLEGVELGGRTYRNYIDGYDLNAYLKGETDASPRHEFWYVNDDGQVVAARYDDWKVVFLENRGQAFGVWQEPFTELRVPAIFNLRRDPFEKAQHNANIYFDWLLDRAFVIVPIQALASRFLQTMQDYPPSQTPGSFNLMAIEEKLKAGMSGSN from the coding sequence ATGAGCCATTTTCGCATGTTGCCGCGTCTGAGCGCGGTGGTTCTCGGACTTGCGGCAGCTTTTGCCGCAACATCCCAGACAAGTCTGGCGCAGGAAGCGCAGAAGCCGAATATTCTCGCTATTTGGGGGGACGATATCGGCACCTGGAACATCAGCCACAACAACCGTGGCATGATGGGCTACCGCACGCCCAACATCGACCGGATCGCACAGGAAGGCGTTGCCTTTACCGACTATTACGCCCAGCAAAGCTGTACGGCCGGCCGCGCCGCCTTTATCGGGGGCAATGTGCCTGTGCGCACAGGCATGACCAAGGTTGGCCTGCCGGGAGCAGAGCAAGGCTGGCAGGAAACCGACGTCACCATGGCGACCGTTCTGAAGGCACAAGGTTATAAGACCGGCCAATTCGGCAAGAACCACCAGGGTGACCTGGACGAACATCTGCCGACAAACCACGGTTTCGATGAGTTCTTCGGCAATCTCTATCATCTGAATGCCGAAGAAGAGCCGGAAAACCGGGACTATCCGGGTGATATGGTTCTGGCGAACGGCAAGACTTTCCGCGAACAGTTCGGTCCGCGTGGTGTCCTCCATACATGGGCCAATGCAGACGGAACGCAGAAGATCGAGGACACCGGTCCTCTTACGAAGAAGCGCATGGAAACTGTCGATGAGGAATCGCTTGCGGAAGCCAAGCGCTTCATCCGCGAAGCGGTGGAAGAGGGCGTTCCCTTCTTTGTCTGGTGGAACGGAACCCGCATGCATTTCCGCACACATGTGAAGGAGGAGCACACAGGGATTGCCGGTCCGAGCGGGGATACCTATCACGACGGCATGGTCGAGCATGACATGCATGTCGGCGAGCTGTTGGACCTGTTGGACGAACTCGGCATCGCCGATAACACGGTGGTGATGTATTCGACCGACAACGGCCCGCATTTCAACACCTGGCCGGATGCCGGCACGACGCCGTTTCGGAGCGAAAAGAATTCCAACTGGGAAGGCGCTTACCGTGTACCCGCCTTCATTCGTTGGCCTGGTGTCTTTCAGGAAAACGTGACGCTGAACGGTATTGTTGCCCACGAAGACTGGCTGCCGACCTTCGCTGCGATTGCAGGGGCGACGGATATCAAGGAACAGCTTCTTGAAGGTGTTGAACTCGGTGGCCGGACTTACCGCAACTACATCGACGGTTACGACCTCAACGCCTATCTGAAAGGCGAGACGGATGCCTCGCCGCGTCATGAATTCTGGTACGTGAATGACGATGGTCAGGTGGTTGCTGCCCGGTACGACGACTGGAAGGTCGTTTTCCTGGAAAACCGTGGTCAGGCCTTCGGCGTCTGGCAGGAGCCCTTCACCGAACTCCGTGTTCCGGCGATCTTCAACCTGCGCCGGGATCCTTTCGAAAAGGCGCAGCACAACGCCAACATCTACTTTGATTGGTTGCTTGACCGTGCGTTCGTGATCGTTCCGATCCAGGCCCTGGCCTCAAGGTTCCTGCAAACCATGCAGGACTATCCGCCGAGCCAGACACCTGGATCCTTCAATCTGATGGCGATTGAGGAAAAGCTGAAAGCCGGCATGAGCGGCAGCAACTGA